The sequence TACCGCCATCCCACTCAAAGTTTCCAGAGTCGATGACAACTCCCCCGAGGGTCGTCCCGTGACCACCTAGAAATTTCGTTGCAGAATGGATGACGATGTCTGCCCCGTGTTCTATTGGCCGAACCAGGTAGGGCGAGGCCGTTGTCGAATCAACAACTAGAGGAATTCCGTTGCGATGTGCAAGCTCGGCCAAGCTCTCGATGTCTGCAATGGCAGTCGACGGATTTGCAATCATCTCTGTGAAAATCAGCTTGGTGTTGGGCCTGATAGCCGCCTCGTAATCTTTTGGGTCACTTGAATCAACAAAGGTGCTTTCGATGCCGAAGCGCCTAAGCGTCACCGTAATCTGGGTAATAGTTCCTCCATAGAGCCTTGAGGAAGAAACAATGTGGTCACCCGCTGCGCAAAGTGCTGCAAAAGTAATGAATTCAGCCGATTGACCGCTGGCGGTTGCAACCGCACCAATGCCCCCCTCTAGGCTTGCGACTCGCTCCTCGAAGGCGGCGACCGTAGGGTTTCCGATGCGCGAGTAGATGTTGCCATATTTCTCGAGGGCAAATAGGTTCGCGGCGTCAGCAGTGTCCTTAAACACAAATGATGTCGTTTGATAGATCGGCACCGCGCGAGCTCCGTAAACCGGATCGGGGATGTTGCCGGCATGAAGTGCTCGAGTCTTGAATCCAAAGCTGCGTTCTGACATTTACTTCTCCTAATTAATTTTGGCTAAATCCAGCGCAATGAGCGCTTTTCGACTCTTGCAATTACCACGTCACTCAGTTTCCCCAATAGCGCCAGCAGAATGATTGCCATGAACAATACGTCCGTGCGAGCCGTGTTTTGGCTATCAAGTAGCAAAAACCCCAGCCCCTTAGAGCTTGCTATTAGCTCCGCAGCAACCAAGAACAACCATGCTTGTGCCAGGCCGAGCCGCAGACCAGAAAAAATGATTGGTGCTGCGGCTGGCAAAAGAATTTTTGTCACCAAATTGATACCCGTGAGGCCATAAGCCCGGCCCACCTCGATAAGGTTTCGGTCCACTGCAGCCAAGCCCGAGGCCACCGTGGTGAAGACTGGAAAGAACGCCCCAATGGCTATCAGTGTTATTTTTGGCTCTTCATAGATACCCATCCAAATCAAAAGTAATGGAACCCAAGCCAAGGAAGGCACCGCGCGAAGAGCACCGATGGTTGGCTGCAAAAGTTGCGAGACAATTTTGGAAAGACCAACCGCAGAGCCCAAGGCGATGCCTAAAAACGCGCCGATGGCAAAGCCTCCAAACACTCGCTGCAAACTAATTGCAATGTGACCAAAAAGCGTCCCTCTTTCAATTAACCCCAAGGCTCCCTCAAAAACCTCGGCTGGAGGGGGGAGCTGACTAACTGAAAAAGAACCGCTGGTACTTAGGCCCTGCCAAAGCCCGAAAATAAGAATCGGCAGCAAGGCCCCGAGTGCGACTCGACGTGATTTCCCAAGTAGGGCAGCGCGACGCTGCTGTCTAGTACTTTGCTGTTCGACTCTAAATTCGGACATTATCGTTAGCCAACCTTCTTGGCAATGCTGTCGTTGATTAGGGTCTGCAATGCAAGATCCGCAGCCTCCTGAGACTTAATTTTTCCTTCGGCAACTAATACTGGAGTAATAATGCGAAAAACAGCAAGCTGTGTTTCACCCGGGATAAGCGAGACATCCACGTTGGTTCTTTCGGTCAACACCTTGGTAGCAACATCCGCATCGAGCTGCGCTTCCCTAGCTAGAATCTCTGCTGCCTTAGTTGGATTTGCAAGAATCCACGCCCTGGCCTTTTGGTATTGCACAA is a genomic window of Candidatus Aquiluna sp. UB-MaderosW2red containing:
- a CDS encoding O-acetylhomoserine aminocarboxypropyltransferase/cysteine synthase family protein, which encodes MSERSFGFKTRALHAGNIPDPVYGARAVPIYQTTSFVFKDTADAANLFALEKYGNIYSRIGNPTVAAFEERVASLEGGIGAVATASGQSAEFITFAALCAAGDHIVSSSRLYGGTITQITVTLRRFGIESTFVDSSDPKDYEAAIRPNTKLIFTEMIANPSTAIADIESLAELAHRNGIPLVVDSTTASPYLVRPIEHGADIVIHSATKFLGGHGTTLGGVVIDSGNFEWDGGKFPAMTEPVAAYGDLEWWGNFGEYGFLTKLRSEQLRDIGPTLSPFAAFQLLQGIETLPQRMKDHVANAKAVADWLNGDKRVSWISYSGLKSHPDYKLAKKYAPEGPGSVFSFGVEGGRRASESLINNVQLISHLANIGDAKSLIIHPASTLYRQLGPDQLAAAGVPEDLVRISVGIEDIEDILWDLDQALEAATGRKR
- a CDS encoding ABC transporter permease, with the protein product MSEFRVEQQSTRQQRRAALLGKSRRVALGALLPILIFGLWQGLSTSGSFSVSQLPPPAEVFEGALGLIERGTLFGHIAISLQRVFGGFAIGAFLGIALGSAVGLSKIVSQLLQPTIGALRAVPSLAWVPLLLIWMGIYEEPKITLIAIGAFFPVFTTVASGLAAVDRNLIEVGRAYGLTGINLVTKILLPAAAPIIFSGLRLGLAQAWLFLVAAELIASSKGLGFLLLDSQNTARTDVLFMAIILLALLGKLSDVVIARVEKRSLRWI